The Cloeon dipterum chromosome X, ieCloDipt1.1, whole genome shotgun sequence genome includes a window with the following:
- the LOC135946105 gene encoding progestin and adipoQ receptor family member 3 isoform X3: MHQRQPLFSLFAADSCSYQVEEENGVTEKEAEALGEKSPSEKEASAADYSNFILTYDEAPGYLKFNPYIRSGYRGFLTTKMCIESIFWWTNETVNIWSHIFGWMLFLGLTLYDLMLLNIHASALDKMIVGLLLLCFQACMILSSAYHTFSCKSEKAYSCFLTYDLCGIALSILAIYMSGVYYAFWCYSEWQQFYLLTVCLIFALAMALQYPAFQVDSHTKMLVFVGWAAYGVVPTIHWVIMMGGWQNPIVVLLLPRVLGMYAIVSLAFAIYITRIPERFVPGWVDYVGSSHQWWHVIIVGAFYYWHNTGIKYVEYRMNHGCANDLRF; encoded by the exons ATGCATCAGCGGCAGCCGCTCTTCAGTCTCTTCGCAGCCGATTCCTGCTCCTACCAAGTGGAA GAGGAGAACGGTGTGACCGAGAAGGAGGCGGAGGCACTGGGTGAGAAGAGTCCATCTGAGAAGGAAGCGTCGGCCGCCGACTACAGCAACTTTATCCTTACCTACGATGAAGCGCCAGGATACCTCAAATTCAACCCATACATCCGCTCTGGATACAGAGGCTTCCTTACAACCAAAATGTGCATTGAGAG CATATTCTGGTGGACCAACGAGACAGTCAACATCTGGAGCCACATTTTCGGCTGGATGCTCTTCCTCGGGCTCACCTTGTACGACCTGATGCTGCTCAACATACACGCGTCGGCCCTTGACAAGATGATCGTCGGCCTTCTCCTTCTTTGTTTCCAG GCTTGCATGATTCTCTCCAGCGCTTACCACACCTTCTCGTGTAAGTCGGAAAAAGCCTACAGCTGCTTCTTGACGTATGACCTGTGTGGAATCGCGCTCAGCATCCTTGCAATTTACATGTCTGGTGTCTACTACGCCTTCTGGTGCTACTCA GAATGGCAGCAGTTTTATTTGCTCACGGTCTGCCTGATCTTCGCGCTGGCGATGGCCCTGCAGTACCCTGCATTCCAGGTGGACTCTCACACCAAAATGCTCGTGTTCGTCGGCTGGGCGGCATACGGCGTTGTGCCCACCATCCACTGGGTGATCATGATGGGCGGCTGGCAGAACCCGATCGTCGTG ctgctgctgccaagAGTGCTCGGAATGTACGCAATAGTCAGCCTGGCTTTCGCCATTTACATCACCAGGATACCCGAGAGATTTGTGCCAG GTTGGGTAGATTACGTCGGTTCGTCGCACCAATGGTGGCATGTGATAATTGTGGGTGCCTTTTATTACTGGCACAACACGGGCATCAAGTACGTCGAGTACCGCATGAATCACGGCTGTGCTAATGAcctcagattttaa
- the LOC135946105 gene encoding progestin and adipoQ receptor family member 3 isoform X2 — translation MSHWNGRAAECAECRRQFDTSLLTRRTATREENGVTEKEAEALGEKSPSEKEASAADYSNFILTYDEAPGYLKFNPYIRSGYRGFLTTKMCIESIFWWTNETVNIWSHIFGWMLFLGLTLYDLMLLNIHASALDKMIVGLLLLCFQACMILSSAYHTFSCKSEKAYSCFLTYDLCGIALSILAIYMSGVYYAFWCYSEWQQFYLLTVCLIFALAMALQYPAFQVDSHTKMLVFVGWAAYGVVPTIHWVIMMGGWQNPIVVLLLPRVLGMYAIVSLAFAIYITRIPERFVPGWVDYVGSSHQWWHVIIVGAFYYWHNTGIKYVEYRMNHGCANDLRF, via the exons ATGAGCCACTGGAACGGACGCGCCGCCGAGTGCGCTGAGTGTCGCCGACAATTCGACACTTCTCTGCTAACCCGACGCACGGCCACAAGG GAGGAGAACGGTGTGACCGAGAAGGAGGCGGAGGCACTGGGTGAGAAGAGTCCATCTGAGAAGGAAGCGTCGGCCGCCGACTACAGCAACTTTATCCTTACCTACGATGAAGCGCCAGGATACCTCAAATTCAACCCATACATCCGCTCTGGATACAGAGGCTTCCTTACAACCAAAATGTGCATTGAGAG CATATTCTGGTGGACCAACGAGACAGTCAACATCTGGAGCCACATTTTCGGCTGGATGCTCTTCCTCGGGCTCACCTTGTACGACCTGATGCTGCTCAACATACACGCGTCGGCCCTTGACAAGATGATCGTCGGCCTTCTCCTTCTTTGTTTCCAG GCTTGCATGATTCTCTCCAGCGCTTACCACACCTTCTCGTGTAAGTCGGAAAAAGCCTACAGCTGCTTCTTGACGTATGACCTGTGTGGAATCGCGCTCAGCATCCTTGCAATTTACATGTCTGGTGTCTACTACGCCTTCTGGTGCTACTCA GAATGGCAGCAGTTTTATTTGCTCACGGTCTGCCTGATCTTCGCGCTGGCGATGGCCCTGCAGTACCCTGCATTCCAGGTGGACTCTCACACCAAAATGCTCGTGTTCGTCGGCTGGGCGGCATACGGCGTTGTGCCCACCATCCACTGGGTGATCATGATGGGCGGCTGGCAGAACCCGATCGTCGTG ctgctgctgccaagAGTGCTCGGAATGTACGCAATAGTCAGCCTGGCTTTCGCCATTTACATCACCAGGATACCCGAGAGATTTGTGCCAG GTTGGGTAGATTACGTCGGTTCGTCGCACCAATGGTGGCATGTGATAATTGTGGGTGCCTTTTATTACTGGCACAACACGGGCATCAAGTACGTCGAGTACCGCATGAATCACGGCTGTGCTAATGAcctcagattttaa
- the LOC135946105 gene encoding progestin and adipoQ receptor family member 3 isoform X4 — protein MPPRESCPIKTDEENGVTEKEAEALGEKSPSEKEASAADYSNFILTYDEAPGYLKFNPYIRSGYRGFLTTKMCIESIFWWTNETVNIWSHIFGWMLFLGLTLYDLMLLNIHASALDKMIVGLLLLCFQACMILSSAYHTFSCKSEKAYSCFLTYDLCGIALSILAIYMSGVYYAFWCYSEWQQFYLLTVCLIFALAMALQYPAFQVDSHTKMLVFVGWAAYGVVPTIHWVIMMGGWQNPIVVLLLPRVLGMYAIVSLAFAIYITRIPERFVPGWVDYVGSSHQWWHVIIVGAFYYWHNTGIKYVEYRMNHGCANDLRF, from the exons GAGGAGAACGGTGTGACCGAGAAGGAGGCGGAGGCACTGGGTGAGAAGAGTCCATCTGAGAAGGAAGCGTCGGCCGCCGACTACAGCAACTTTATCCTTACCTACGATGAAGCGCCAGGATACCTCAAATTCAACCCATACATCCGCTCTGGATACAGAGGCTTCCTTACAACCAAAATGTGCATTGAGAG CATATTCTGGTGGACCAACGAGACAGTCAACATCTGGAGCCACATTTTCGGCTGGATGCTCTTCCTCGGGCTCACCTTGTACGACCTGATGCTGCTCAACATACACGCGTCGGCCCTTGACAAGATGATCGTCGGCCTTCTCCTTCTTTGTTTCCAG GCTTGCATGATTCTCTCCAGCGCTTACCACACCTTCTCGTGTAAGTCGGAAAAAGCCTACAGCTGCTTCTTGACGTATGACCTGTGTGGAATCGCGCTCAGCATCCTTGCAATTTACATGTCTGGTGTCTACTACGCCTTCTGGTGCTACTCA GAATGGCAGCAGTTTTATTTGCTCACGGTCTGCCTGATCTTCGCGCTGGCGATGGCCCTGCAGTACCCTGCATTCCAGGTGGACTCTCACACCAAAATGCTCGTGTTCGTCGGCTGGGCGGCATACGGCGTTGTGCCCACCATCCACTGGGTGATCATGATGGGCGGCTGGCAGAACCCGATCGTCGTG ctgctgctgccaagAGTGCTCGGAATGTACGCAATAGTCAGCCTGGCTTTCGCCATTTACATCACCAGGATACCCGAGAGATTTGTGCCAG GTTGGGTAGATTACGTCGGTTCGTCGCACCAATGGTGGCATGTGATAATTGTGGGTGCCTTTTATTACTGGCACAACACGGGCATCAAGTACGTCGAGTACCGCATGAATCACGGCTGTGCTAATGAcctcagattttaa
- the LOC135945718 gene encoding phospholipase B1, membrane-associated-like produces MIWPVFLILLISGVKYQAAGQLAELMDLMKIPDSVMEQVDVWTRPVANEAAFRPVVSRHANCQKHMSSVIEFPCKRTFDRVPPRSPQPPTSVHRLRPGDIDVVAAIGDSLVAGDAALDDSPFSVFIQYRGVSWCAGGMADWRKYLTVPNILKQFNPNVTGFSTGEGSYQSKNARFNIAMPAALDDDALTQAQILVSRIRADPSIDFHKSWKLVTIFIGHNDLCSKACFNPEKHTALQHKKQLQKALDFLRKNLPRTYVSLVTIGDVTYSMKVQRSMICKLMHPFLCACLHRGRSANPVKWVGNLAREYAQAEIDLVLSGRYDNDPEFAVELMPFTSFTHQLGFMSTPADMKSVWMTDKTLIGPDCFHMSQAGAAMMANMYWNNLLEPSSLRSSSPPKAIFDRFLCPTEKNPYLFTKENSVTFRAKASQII; encoded by the exons atgatTTGGCCAGTTTTTCTCATTCTCCTGATCTCCGGCGTAAAGTACCAGGCTGCTGGCCAGCTAGCAGAGCTGATGGACCTGATGAAAATTCCTGATTCAGTAATG gAGCAGGTGGACGTTTGGACGCGTCCAGTGGCGAACGAGGCCGCCTTCCGTCCGGTGGTGAGCAGGCACGCAAACTGCCAGAAGCACATGTCATCGGTGATCGAGTTCCCGTGTAAACGCACCTTTGACAGGGTGCCTCCAAGGTCGCCGCAACCGCCCACCTCCGTGCACCGACTGAGGCCAGGCGATATCGACGTTGTCGCGGCTATTGGAGACAGTCTTGTTGCCG GTGATGCCGCTTTAGACGACTCACCGTTCAGCGTGTTCATCCAGTACCGCGGCGTGTCTTGGTGCGCGGGCGGCATGGCCGACTGGCGCAAGTACCTCACCGTCCCCAACATCCTGAAGCAGTTTAACCCCAACGTCACAGGTTTTTCTACTGGCGAGGGATCCTACCag TCCAAGAACGCGCGCTTCAATATCGCAATGCCAGCCGCGTTGGACGACGACGCCCTCACTCAAGCGCAGATTCTCGTTTCACGGATCAGAGCCGACCCAAGCATCGATTTCCACAAGTCTTGGAAG CTAGTGACAATTTTCATTGGCCACAACGACCTTTGCTCGAAGGCGTGCTTCAACCCTGAAAAACACACGGCCCTTCAGCACAAGAAACAGCTGCAAAAGGCGTTGGACTTCCTCAGGAAGAACCTTCCACGCACCTACGTGTCGCTCGTCACAATAGGAG ACGTGACATACTCGATGAAGGTGCAGCGTTCCATGATCTGCAAGTTGATGCATCCCTTTCTGTGCGCATGTCTGCACAGGGGACGCTCCGCCAACCCTGTCAAATGGGTCGGCAACCTGGCCAGAGAGTACGCTCAAGCCGAAATTGATTTG GTATTAAGCGGAAGATATGATAACGATCCAGAGTTTGCCGTCGAACTGATGCCGTTCACCTCGTTTACACATCAGCTCGGCTTCATGTCGACGCCCGCCGACATGAAGAGCGTGTGGATGACGGACAAAACGCTGATCGGTCCTGACTGCTTCCACATGAGCCAGGCCGGCGCCGCCATGA TGGCCAACATGTACTGGAATAATCTGCTGGAGCCGAGTTCCCTGCGCTCATCGTCCCCGCCGAAAGCCATTTTCGACCGCTTCCTCTGCCCGACGGAAAAGAATCCGTATTTGTTCACTAAGGAAAACAGCGTGACATTCAGGGCAAAAGCTTCACAAATCATTTAG
- the LOC135946445 gene encoding uncharacterized protein LOC135946445, whose product MKPAALLLLVCFSSAYALSEEQVVYRYIREQTNDALETEEATAAAPVENEATRTVEVVEKKVDAATSAVSETTPAVAVTEDIAGIIRDVLRNSLEDSQSVIDAAVKSAAMQIADQVQERMEQRLKRIEAQAEENLLKYNGIAMFMVEKFYLKADQVERRIAKSLDLITEIVQYRLSTMEQNMNNQSMDNTSLIPREPLDFDCLGYKKLALMKVRYGKYYISENMTDWYGAKWFCKTHGMELVSFERASEMRAIWQIADASKEFMVSYWTSASDIGHERGQFHWRDGQKIESELWITGYPEAPPGEQEQSSCVSLFIGRLRATSCNYQRYFICEGLKHDNKATFLNQKINGE is encoded by the exons ATGAAACCGGCAGCTCTTCTTCTGCTCGTTTGCTTTTCCTCGGCCTACGCCCTGAGTGAGGAACAGGTTGTTTACCGCTACATCAGA GAGCAGACAAACGATGCTCTCGAGACTGAGGAAGCCACTGCAGCGGCTCCGGTCGAAAATGAAGCGACTCGAACCGTGGaagttgttgaaaaaaaagttGACGCCGCTACCAGTGCCGTTTCCGAGACGACGCCTGCCGTAGCCGTGACGGAGGACATCGCTGGCATCATCAGGGACGTGCTGCGCAACTCCCTCGAGGATTCGCAGTCGGTCATCGACGCG GCGGTCAAGTCGGCGGCCATGCAAATCGCTGACCAAGTGCAGGAGAGAATGGAGCAGAGGCTTAAAAGGATCGAGGCGCAGGCCGAGGAGAACTTGCTCAAA TACAACGGGATCGCGATGTTTATGGTGGAGAAGTTTTACCTGAAAGCGGACCAGGTGGAGCGGAGGATTGCAAAGAGCTTGGACCTGATTACAGAG ATTGTGCAATACCGCCTCAGCACGATGGAGCAGAACATGAATAACCAATCCATGGACAACACCAGCCTCATTCCCCGCGAGCCTCTGGATTTCGACTGCTTAGGCTACA AGAAACTCGCTTTGATGAAGGTTCGTTACGGAAAGTACTACATCAGCGAGAACATG ACGGACTGGTACGGTGCCAAATGGTTCTGCAAAACGCACGGCATGGAGCTGGTCAGTTTCGAGCGTGCCAGCGAAATGAGGGCAATTTGGCAGATCGCAGACGCCTCCAAGGAGT TCATGGTGTCCTACTGGACGTCGGCAAGCGACATCGGGCACGAGCGGGGCCAATTCCACTGGCGTGACGGACAGAAGATCGAGAGCGAGCTGTGGATCACGGGCTACCCTGAGGCGCCGCCGGGCGAGCAGGAGCAGTCGTCGTGCGTCAGCCTGTTCATCGGCCGACTACGCGCCACCAGCTGCAACTACCAGCGCTACTTCATCTGCGAGGGACTCAAGCACGACAACAAAGCCACCTTCCTCAACCAGAAAATCAATGGCGAGTGA